A DNA window from Schistocerca gregaria isolate iqSchGreg1 chromosome 2, iqSchGreg1.2, whole genome shotgun sequence contains the following coding sequences:
- the LOC126328994 gene encoding zinc finger protein 131-like isoform X2, giving the protein MGSSHLHVVWDNHISNLQTVLYEFYNRHSLADVTISCKDGTLKAHKIILSACSPYFETVFQENPCEHPVVILKEISCYEMQILLQLMYRGSTDIPEEDISGIIQTANELKVKGFVQAAVKNVTEDTDRLENDSGMDQHNSSTMLPTNDDHEYQDESDLHVLKDTRQNGENYGLEDDVEGSNGLVDTNDQVDNSTSEVDQEIMVSSPYSVAELKCKSMKRHRRKNGLKTRRKAVEIQDSLSWSSEDEKMLCDRQRSRLRSKNDDSTLNALNDVDTPLQPQSNFTDKSAMKELRCKTVDDKFIHTIPEIQIKEEQLGAVDYSVMSTQCDTRNYKDTYKVKQSVCDNPVSTYLSCSDISDVTTLIRRSEIAAKPHECEYCGLSFSRASHLARHRRVHTGERPFICVLCQRKFTRQDKLRLHVMKYHALDIKDRKYQSYILTQKVLSSICIIFGQNYFVYPNMCMFLKL; this is encoded by the exons ATGGGCAGCAGCCACTTGCATGTAGTTTGGGACAATCATATCTCCAATTTGCAAACAGTTCTCTACGAATTCTACAATCGTCATAGCTTAGCTGACGTCACAATATCATGCAAGGATGGTACTTTAAAagcacacaaaataattttatctgcCTGCAGCCCGTACTTTGAGACTGTTTTTCAGGAAAATCCATGTGAACATCCTGTTGTTATACTAAAAGAAATATCATGTTATGAGATGCAAATATTACTTCAGCTTATGTACCGTGGGTCCACTGATATTCCGGAAGAAGATATTTCTGGTATCATACAAACAGCAAATGAACTTAAGGTAAAGGGATTTGTTCAAGCTGCAGTGAAGAATGTTACAGAAGACACAGACAGACTAGAAAACGATTCTGGAATGGATCAGCATAATTCATCTACCATGTTGCCCACTAATGATGATCATGAGTATCAAGATGAATCTGACTTACATGTTCTGAAAGACACAAGACAGAATGGAGAAAATTATGGTTTAGAGGATGATGTGGAAGGCAGCAATGGGCTTGTGGACACAAATGACCAGGTTGACAACTCTACAAGTGAGGTGGATCAGGAAATAATGGTATCTTCACCATATTCAGTG GCAGAACTGAAATGTAAATCCATGAAGCGCCATCGGAGGAAAAATGGTTTGAAAACTCGCAGAAAGGCTGTAGAGATTCAGGATTCTCTGTCATGGAGTTCAGAAGATGAAAAGATGCTTTGTGATAGACAAAGATCTAGACTGCGAAGCAAAAATGATGACTCTACATTAAATGCTTTAAATGATGTTGATACTCCATTGCAACCACAGTCAAATTTTACTGATAAATCAGCTATGAAAGAATTGCGCTGTAAAACTGTTGATGACAAATTTATTCATACAATCCCTGAGATCCAAATAAAAGAAGAACAGCTAGGTGCAGTGGATTATAGTGTGATGTCAACACAATGTGATACAAGGAATTATAAGGATACCTATAAGGTGAAACAGAGTGTTTGTGACAATCCTGTCAGTACCTATCTCTCATGCAGTGATATTTCTGATGTTACAACATTAATAAGGAGAAGTGAGATTGCAGCAAAGCCACATGAATGTGAATACTGTGGTTTATCGTTCAGTCGTGCATCTCACCTTGCCAGACATCGCCGTGTCCATACTGGAGAAAGACCATTTATTTGTGTTTTGTGCCAACGAAAGTTTACTCGTCAAGATAAACTTAGGCTGCATGTGATGAAATACCATGCTTTGGATATAAAAGATAGGAAATATCAGAGTTACATATTAACACAAAAGGTACTGAGCTCTATTTGTATAATTTTTGGACAAAACTATTTTGTGTACCCAAACATGTGCAtgtttctgaagttgtaa